The DNA window CTGGCGACGGCTGCGATCACCCTCGTGCGCTACGCCGACGAACCCGCGGCCGCGGTCCGACGTCGCGTCGACGGCCAACTGGTCGCAGAGCACATCAACATCGAAGACCTCGACACGTGGGTCACCGAAGCCGGCAACCCCGGCAACGAGCGCGGCGTTGAACGTGTCGAGATCGCGGTCCCGAGCGCGCTCCTCCGCCAGGGGCTGGTGCTCGTCGACACCCCCGGGATGGGCGGACTCGGCGCGGGGCACGCGGCCGCCACGCTCGCGTTTCTTCCCTTTGCCGACGGGCTGATCCTCGTGTCCGACGCGTCGGCCGAGCTGAGCGCGCCCGAGGTCGAATTCCTCGGCCGGGCATCTGAGCTGTGTCCCACCGTGTTGTTCGTGCAGACGAAGACCGACCTCTACCCGGCCTGGCAACGCATCCTCGACCTCAACCGCGGCCATCTCGAGCGCAGCGGTGTGCATATTCCCAGCGCGGTGGCGTCGAGCGCACTGCGCCACGAGGCTCTCGTGCGCAAGGATCGCGAGCTCAACGAGCGCTCCCAGTTCCCATTGCTGATCAAGGCGCTCGACGAAGGCGTCGTCGCCCCGGCGAAGGAACACGCGGCCGAACGCTCCATGGGCGATGTCCGCGCCATCGTGTCGGTGGTGCGCGCGGGACTCGTCGAGGAGCAGCGGCTCCTGGCCGACCCGGCGGCGCTCGCCGAGGGGTTGGCCGAGCTCGAGCAGGCGAAGACGCGCCTCGAGTACCTGCGCGGACCGGGTGCGCGCTGGAGCGTGATCGTCGGCGATCGCGTCAACGATCTCTCTGCCGACGTCACGTACCGGTTTCGAGACTCGATGCGCAGGGTCTCCGACTCGATGGACGAGCAGATCGAGGCGCTCACCAAGGGCAACGAGTGGGACGAGATGGTGCGCGACATGCAGACGCAGGTCGCGGAGCATGTGACCGACGCGTTTGTGGCGATCGAGCGCGCGTGCGGCGAGATCGAAGCGGAGGTGGTCGAGCTCTTGCAGGAGGAACAGCTCGGCCTCCCGGATCGTCCCGGCCGCGAGCACAGCGTCGACGTCACCGACCTGTGGCAGGCGAAGTCGATCGACGAGAAGGAAAATAAGGGGAAGCGGGCCTTCCAGACCGGCGTCACCGGCATCCGTGGCGCACAGGGCGGCATCTACATGTTCGGGATGATGGGAAGCTTTCTGCCCACCGCGGCCGGCGCGCTGCTCATGTCGAATCCCGTGACGATCGGCGCGGGCGCCCTCTTCGGCGCCGTGCAGCTGCTCGACGACCGGAAGCGCCGGGTCACCGCTCGCCGGCAGTCGGCACGCACCCAGGTCCGTCAGTTCCTCGACGAGGTGCAGTTCCAGGTAGGGAACGAGCTCACCACGATGGT is part of the Acidimicrobiia bacterium genome and encodes:
- a CDS encoding dynamin family protein, translated to MTTAPQTTAPPPAGIDTAVPQLVGLLQKLGRADLADRANAAAARLRRPATVVCVVGEFKQGKSSLVNGLLGRDVCPVDDDLATAAITLVRYADEPAAAVRRRVDGQLVAEHINIEDLDTWVTEAGNPGNERGVERVEIAVPSALLRQGLVLVDTPGMGGLGAGHAAATLAFLPFADGLILVSDASAELSAPEVEFLGRASELCPTVLFVQTKTDLYPAWQRILDLNRGHLERSGVHIPSAVASSALRHEALVRKDRELNERSQFPLLIKALDEGVVAPAKEHAAERSMGDVRAIVSVVRAGLVEEQRLLADPAALAEGLAELEQAKTRLEYLRGPGARWSVIVGDRVNDLSADVTYRFRDSMRRVSDSMDEQIEALTKGNEWDEMVRDMQTQVAEHVTDAFVAIERACGEIEAEVVELLQEEQLGLPDRPGREHSVDVTDLWQAKSIDEKENKGKRAFQTGVTGIRGAQGGIYMFGMMGSFLPTAAGALLMSNPVTIGAGALFGAVQLLDDRKRRVTARRQSARTQVRQFLDEVQFQVGNELTTMVREVQRDLRDEFTERLGELQRTYTETGQRAQADTQRSQQQRQARAAEVTQMLAALDAIQGQVSGGTPS